From the Kitasatospora viridis genome, one window contains:
- a CDS encoding NUDIX hydrolase yields the protein MESVGVSAAIVRDGLPDWLLPVRRAAETVRPEQLSRFLPPDEGGRRSAVLLLFGEGPDGPDLLLTQRSDELRSHPGQVSFPGGSLDPQDGDPLGSGPVAAALREAAEETGLDPAGVQVFATLPALYIPVSDFVVTPVLGWWREESPVAPVDPGETGAVFRVPLAELADPANRGRFRHPSGFAGPAFRVDGRLVWGFTAGVIDRLLHHSGLERSWDTTRVIELPVGG from the coding sequence GTGGAGAGCGTCGGTGTGTCGGCGGCGATCGTGCGGGACGGGCTGCCGGACTGGCTGCTGCCGGTGCGGCGGGCGGCCGAGACGGTGCGGCCGGAGCAGCTGAGCCGGTTCCTGCCGCCGGACGAGGGCGGTCGGCGCTCGGCCGTGCTGCTGCTCTTCGGCGAGGGGCCGGACGGTCCCGACCTGCTGCTGACCCAGCGCTCCGACGAGCTGCGCTCGCACCCGGGCCAGGTCTCCTTCCCCGGCGGCTCGCTCGATCCGCAGGACGGCGACCCGCTGGGCAGCGGCCCGGTGGCCGCCGCGCTGCGCGAGGCGGCCGAGGAGACCGGTCTGGACCCGGCCGGGGTGCAGGTCTTCGCCACCCTGCCCGCGCTCTACATCCCGGTCAGCGACTTCGTGGTCACCCCGGTGCTCGGCTGGTGGCGCGAGGAGTCGCCGGTCGCGCCGGTCGATCCGGGCGAGACCGGCGCGGTCTTCCGGGTGCCGCTGGCGGAGTTGGCCGACCCGGCGAACCGCGGCCGGTTCCGCCACCCGTCCGGTTTCGCCGGGCCCGCGTTCCGCGTCGACGGGCGGCTGGTCTGGGGTTTCACCGCCGGGGTGATCGACCGGTTGCTGCACCACAGCGGCCTGGAGCGGAGCTGGGACACCACGCGGGTGATCGAACTGCCGGTCGGCGGGTAG
- a CDS encoding MarP family serine protease yields MNVLDLLLLAAAIGFAVSGYRQGFVVGILSVLGFLGGGLIAVQLLPLLLSHLSPGTTASVVAVVVVIVFAAIGQAATTQLGWKLRGRIGGSQAKALDSLGGSVVNVLSMLLVAWLIGSALAGTSMPTVSKQVRTSLVLGGVQDALPADAPNWFSDFSKVLSQNGFPQVFNPFEHEPITDVQPPDPALVASPALQKAAQSLVKVVGTAGSCGKTLEGSGFVFAPHRVMTNAHVVGGVDEPTVQIGGTGQLYDATVVSYDWQRDIAVLEVPKLNAPPLAFAGEAHSNDSAIVAGFPENGSFNVQPARIRGRIQANGPDIYHRGQVVRDVYSIRSLVRQGNSGGPLLTPEGEVYGVVFAKSLDSADTGYVLTAAEVKPDAVAGATASTQVDTEGCAL; encoded by the coding sequence GTGAACGTGCTGGATCTGCTGCTGCTCGCCGCCGCGATCGGCTTCGCCGTGTCCGGGTACCGGCAGGGCTTCGTGGTGGGCATCCTCTCCGTGCTCGGCTTCCTGGGCGGCGGACTGATCGCGGTGCAACTGCTGCCGCTGCTGCTCAGTCACCTCAGCCCCGGCACCACCGCCTCGGTGGTGGCCGTGGTGGTGGTGATCGTCTTCGCCGCGATCGGCCAGGCTGCCACCACCCAACTCGGCTGGAAGCTGCGCGGGCGGATCGGCGGCAGCCAGGCCAAGGCGCTGGACTCGCTGGGCGGCTCGGTGGTCAACGTGCTGTCGATGCTGCTGGTGGCCTGGCTGATCGGCTCGGCGCTGGCCGGCACCTCGATGCCGACGGTCTCCAAGCAGGTGCGCACCTCACTGGTGCTCGGCGGGGTGCAGGACGCGCTGCCGGCCGACGCGCCCAACTGGTTCTCCGACTTCAGCAAGGTGCTCTCGCAGAACGGCTTCCCCCAGGTCTTCAACCCGTTCGAGCACGAGCCGATCACCGACGTGCAGCCGCCCGACCCGGCGCTGGTCGCCAGCCCGGCGCTGCAGAAGGCCGCGCAGAGCCTGGTCAAGGTGGTCGGCACGGCCGGCTCCTGCGGCAAGACGCTGGAGGGCAGCGGCTTCGTGTTCGCCCCGCACCGGGTGATGACCAACGCGCACGTGGTCGGCGGGGTGGACGAGCCGACGGTGCAGATCGGCGGCACCGGCCAGCTCTACGACGCCACCGTGGTCAGCTACGACTGGCAGCGCGACATCGCGGTGCTGGAGGTGCCGAAGCTGAACGCGCCTCCGCTGGCCTTCGCGGGGGAGGCGCACAGCAACGACAGCGCGATCGTGGCCGGCTTCCCGGAGAACGGCTCGTTCAACGTCCAGCCGGCCCGGATCCGCGGCCGGATCCAGGCCAACGGCCCCGACATCTACCACCGCGGCCAGGTCGTCCGGGACGTCTACTCGATCCGCTCGCTGGTCCGCCAGGGCAACAGCGGCGGCCCGCTGCTCACGCCCGAGGGCGAGGTCTACGGGGTGGTCTTCGCCAAGTCGCTGGACAGCGCGGACACCGGCTACGTGCTCACCGCGGCCGAGGTGAAGCCGGACGCCGTCGCGGGCGCCACCGCCTCCACCCAGGTGGACACCGAGGGCTGCGCGCTCTGA
- a CDS encoding metal-dependent hydrolase, with amino-acid sequence MMGHSHAVSGAMVYAATVPFLPPLLLHTHLRPADVLLGTVLAAGAALLPDLDHHDGTIANFLGPFSKLLCRFVAKISGGHRHATHSLLFVALMGGGTWAGVHYLGRWFTLGLTFFLLALAIKALRLHVPGDRHHTWLTVIGLAVVGTVVMDKWMPSAPVWLPYAVALGTLTHLMGDCLTKMGAPLLWPHKERYEIVLIKRSGNDMETKVLVPIMTVATFAALWFTALEPTVLN; translated from the coding sequence ATGATGGGTCACTCGCACGCGGTCAGCGGGGCGATGGTTTACGCGGCCACGGTGCCGTTCCTGCCCCCGCTGCTGCTGCACACCCACTTGCGGCCGGCCGACGTCCTGCTCGGCACGGTGCTGGCGGCGGGCGCCGCGCTGCTGCCCGACCTGGACCACCACGACGGCACCATCGCCAACTTCCTCGGCCCGTTCTCCAAGCTGCTCTGCCGGTTCGTCGCCAAGATCTCCGGCGGGCACCGGCACGCCACCCACTCGCTGCTCTTCGTCGCGCTGATGGGCGGCGGCACCTGGGCGGGCGTGCACTACCTGGGGCGCTGGTTCACCCTCGGCCTGACGTTCTTCCTGCTGGCGCTGGCCATCAAGGCGCTGCGGCTGCACGTGCCGGGGGACCGGCACCACACCTGGCTGACCGTCATCGGGCTGGCCGTGGTGGGCACCGTGGTGATGGACAAGTGGATGCCCTCCGCCCCGGTCTGGCTGCCCTACGCGGTGGCGCTGGGCACCCTCACCCACCTGATGGGCGACTGCCTGACCAAGATGGGCGCGCCGCTGCTGTGGCCGCACAAGGAGCGCTACGAGATCGTGCTGATCAAGCGCAGCGGCAACGACATGGAGACCAAGGTGCTGGTCCCGATCATGACGGTGGCCACCTTCGCCGCGCTCTGGTTCACCGCGCTGGAGCCGACGGTCCTGAACTGA
- a CDS encoding alpha/beta fold hydrolase: MPLDQKPSAPVTAGPHAAADLPGPVVEQTDPVAGRGAFNVRTPGPWTHRDLAANGARFHVAEQGEGPMVLLVHGWPQYWWAWRHQMAALAAAGYRAVALDLRGTGGSDRTPRGYDPTNLALDITGVIRSLGEHSAHLVGHDTGGSLAFVAAVMRPSVIRSLTVVSAAHPRHLRRALLRDRRQMAAYDHVLGFQRPWIPERRLVAEDGELVGRYLAEWTGPNLLDAAAVANYRQAIQIPSTAHCSIEPYRWLLRSMARPDGIQFARRMKKPVTAPTLHVQGAADPVLLARTALGAGEFVSAPYRWRLLPGVGHFPHEEVPEEFTAELLAWISEHK, translated from the coding sequence ATGCCACTGGACCAGAAGCCCTCCGCGCCCGTCACCGCAGGTCCGCACGCCGCTGCCGACCTGCCCGGGCCGGTGGTCGAGCAGACGGACCCGGTGGCCGGCCGCGGCGCGTTCAACGTGCGCACCCCCGGGCCGTGGACCCACCGCGACCTGGCGGCCAACGGCGCCCGGTTCCACGTCGCCGAGCAGGGCGAAGGCCCGATGGTGCTGCTGGTGCACGGCTGGCCGCAGTACTGGTGGGCCTGGCGGCACCAGATGGCCGCGCTGGCCGCGGCCGGCTACCGCGCCGTCGCGCTCGACCTGCGCGGGACGGGCGGCAGCGACCGCACCCCGCGCGGCTACGACCCGACCAACCTGGCCCTGGACATCACCGGGGTGATCCGCTCGCTCGGCGAGCACAGCGCCCACCTGGTGGGCCACGACACCGGCGGCTCGCTGGCGTTCGTGGCGGCCGTGATGCGGCCCTCGGTGATCCGCAGCCTGACCGTGGTCTCCGCCGCCCACCCGCGCCACCTGCGCCGGGCGCTGCTGCGCGACCGCCGTCAGATGGCCGCCTACGACCACGTGCTGGGCTTCCAGCGCCCGTGGATACCGGAGCGCCGACTGGTCGCCGAGGACGGCGAGCTGGTCGGCCGCTACCTGGCCGAGTGGACCGGCCCCAACCTGCTGGACGCCGCAGCGGTGGCCAACTACCGGCAGGCGATCCAGATCCCGAGCACCGCGCACTGCTCGATCGAGCCGTACCGCTGGCTGCTCCGCTCGATGGCCCGGCCGGACGGCATCCAGTTCGCCCGCCGGATGAAGAAGCCGGTGACCGCGCCCACCCTGCACGTCCAGGGGGCGGCCGACCCGGTGCTGCTGGCCCGCACCGCGCTGGGCGCCGGCGAGTTCGTCTCGGCGCCGTACCGCTGGCGGCTGCTGCCGGGGGTGGGGCACTTCCCGCACGAGGAGGTCCCCGAGGAGTTCACCGCCGAGCTGCTCGCCTGGATCTCCGAGCACAAGTGA
- a CDS encoding phage holin family protein, with translation MSAGTAGPSGSSRAPYEGERSVGQLFAAATADLSSLVHDEIALAKAEIRADVMSGAKGASSGIVAGVVLLASIPMFSFAAAYGLNAASHIGLGWSFFVVAWAFVLIAVVLVVLMLRFFKKVEKPKRTIEGAQATAEVLRNAKPRPATARELAVLEDRATQER, from the coding sequence ATGTCCGCAGGCACCGCAGGCCCGTCCGGCAGCTCGCGTGCGCCCTACGAGGGCGAGCGCTCCGTCGGTCAACTGTTCGCCGCGGCCACCGCTGATCTCTCGTCACTGGTGCACGACGAGATCGCCCTCGCCAAGGCCGAGATCCGAGCCGACGTCATGAGCGGCGCGAAGGGCGCCAGCTCGGGCATCGTCGCCGGTGTGGTGCTGCTGGCCTCCATCCCGATGTTCAGCTTCGCCGCCGCCTACGGTCTGAACGCGGCCTCGCACATCGGCCTGGGCTGGTCCTTCTTCGTCGTGGCCTGGGCCTTCGTGCTGATCGCCGTGGTGCTCGTGGTGCTGATGCTCCGGTTCTTCAAGAAGGTCGAGAAGCCCAAGCGCACCATCGAGGGCGCCCAGGCGACCGCCGAGGTGCTGCGGAACGCCAAGCCGCGTCCGGCCACCGCGCGCGAGCTGGCCGTCCTGGAGGACCGGGCCACCCAGGAGCGCTGA
- the nhaA gene encoding Na+/H+ antiporter NhaA → MDPDTTPRRQFLGRLSLPEHRYLTEALRTETVGGVLLLLAAVAALIWANSWPGSYQQALHHTIGPSTPLHLDLPLEAWAKDGLLTIFFFVAGIELKREFVAGELRTPSAALLPVVAAVCGVVLPAVLFALVNSGTGGHRAGWAIPTATDIAFALGVLAVVSSHLPSALRAFLLTLAVVDDLIAILIIAVFYSSGITYWALIASVAGLVLFWYLHRHGVHGWYLFVPLAVVIWALMHESGIHPTVAGVAMGLTLRCHREGDEEHSPGEHIEHLVRPLSAGFAVPVFALFAAGVTVSGPAVRDVFTQAMPLGIVLGLLVGKTVGIFGGTWLTARWTRAELNPQLRWADLFAVSVLAGIGFTVSLLISDLAFPGDPVLADRAKAAVLVGSLLCAAAATLLLKVRNRHYRRLCEEEDRDSDGDGIPDVYQQDPTTG, encoded by the coding sequence GTGGACCCGGACACCACCCCCCGCCGCCAGTTCCTCGGCCGGCTCTCCCTCCCCGAGCACCGCTACCTGACCGAGGCACTGCGCACCGAGACGGTCGGTGGTGTGCTGCTGCTCCTCGCCGCCGTGGCGGCGCTCATCTGGGCCAACAGCTGGCCCGGCAGCTACCAGCAGGCACTGCACCACACCATCGGCCCGTCCACCCCGCTCCACCTGGACCTCCCGCTGGAGGCCTGGGCCAAGGACGGCCTGCTGACGATCTTCTTCTTCGTCGCCGGCATCGAGCTCAAGCGCGAGTTCGTGGCCGGCGAGCTGCGCACCCCCAGCGCCGCGCTGCTCCCGGTGGTGGCCGCGGTCTGCGGGGTGGTGCTGCCCGCGGTGCTCTTCGCCCTGGTCAACAGCGGCACCGGCGGCCACCGGGCCGGCTGGGCGATCCCGACCGCCACCGACATCGCCTTCGCCCTCGGGGTGCTCGCCGTGGTGAGCAGTCACCTGCCCTCCGCGCTGCGGGCCTTCCTGCTCACCCTGGCCGTGGTGGACGACCTGATCGCGATCCTGATCATCGCGGTCTTCTACAGCTCCGGGATCACCTACTGGGCGCTGATCGCCTCGGTCGCCGGCCTGGTGCTCTTCTGGTACCTGCACCGGCACGGGGTGCACGGCTGGTACCTGTTCGTCCCGCTCGCCGTGGTGATCTGGGCGCTGATGCACGAGAGCGGGATCCACCCGACGGTCGCGGGCGTCGCGATGGGCCTGACGCTGCGCTGCCACCGGGAGGGCGACGAGGAGCACTCCCCCGGCGAGCACATCGAGCACCTGGTGCGGCCGCTGTCGGCCGGCTTCGCCGTACCGGTCTTCGCGCTGTTCGCCGCGGGCGTGACGGTCTCCGGGCCGGCGGTCCGCGACGTCTTCACCCAGGCGATGCCGCTCGGCATCGTGCTCGGCCTGCTGGTCGGCAAGACGGTGGGCATCTTCGGGGGCACCTGGCTGACCGCCAGGTGGACCCGGGCGGAGCTGAACCCGCAGCTGCGCTGGGCCGACCTGTTCGCCGTCTCGGTGCTCGCGGGGATCGGCTTCACCGTCTCACTGCTGATCAGCGACCTGGCCTTCCCCGGCGATCCGGTGCTCGCCGACCGGGCGAAGGCGGCCGTGCTGGTCGGCTCCCTGCTCTGCGCGGCCGCCGCGACCCTGCTGCTCAAGGTCCGCAACCGGCACTACCGCCGGCTCTGCGAGGAGGAGGACCGGGACAGCGACGGCGACGGGATCCCCGACGTCTACCAGCAGGACCCGACCACGGGCTGA
- a CDS encoding serine hydrolase domain-containing protein, which produces MSLEEPADSVGSAAPVPPGRSAEPHPVTGGEGAPTAPPRLPAALFAPSLLPHDPQPKSLIPPRPLIPPRPLVPPTVPSGAGPLAVQPVPRRRPSVVRLGQPAAQPARRATQRPGGPKAAPAGPAGPTSPTGSAGSVGPRAVGPLRRPDSLTPDRRLRPLFQGLPPDSGVAVAVIEGDERTVACRGFTDSATKRPVRADTRFELGSITKTFTALLLADMVARGEVRYDDPVGAYLPAEAVPGYPKERPITLFHLATHTSGLPRLPAGMPEVMPQWFTRPCATFNAAHLLCSLARTPVRGTPGTQVRYSSLGAGLLGLALANAAGTRYEDLLARRVCEPLGLLDTSCGAAGDPGNGYRRGRRVPSFRMPALPGASALRSSADDMLRYLQAMVAVDGAVPLGGTAGLLSGTDQALRTALREVRRPRVPWKLAGTRFCLGWKQRALSADEPPAQELVFHEGSTRGFLAFAGFNPRSGTGLVALVSAPPGRRRGFLQTAYETLRALGSGG; this is translated from the coding sequence ATGTCCCTTGAGGAACCGGCCGATTCGGTCGGCTCTGCCGCCCCGGTGCCCCCCGGACGGTCCGCCGAGCCCCACCCGGTCACCGGAGGCGAAGGCGCGCCCACCGCGCCGCCCCGGTTACCGGCCGCCCTGTTCGCGCCGTCGCTGCTGCCGCACGACCCTCAGCCGAAGTCGCTGATCCCGCCCCGACCGCTGATCCCACCCCGCCCGCTGGTGCCGCCGACCGTGCCCTCCGGCGCCGGTCCGCTCGCCGTCCAGCCGGTGCCCCGGCGCAGGCCCTCCGTCGTCCGCCTCGGCCAGCCGGCGGCGCAGCCCGCGCGGCGCGCCACGCAGCGGCCCGGTGGCCCGAAGGCCGCACCGGCCGGTCCCGCCGGGCCCACCAGTCCGACCGGTTCCGCTGGTTCCGTCGGCCCCAGGGCGGTCGGACCGCTCCGCCGGCCCGACTCGCTCACCCCGGACCGCCGGCTCCGCCCGCTGTTCCAGGGGCTGCCGCCGGACAGCGGTGTCGCCGTCGCGGTGATCGAGGGGGACGAGCGCACGGTCGCCTGCCGGGGGTTCACCGATTCCGCGACCAAGCGCCCGGTGCGGGCCGACACCCGGTTCGAACTCGGCTCCATCACCAAGACGTTCACCGCGCTGCTGCTGGCCGACATGGTGGCGCGCGGCGAGGTGCGGTACGACGATCCGGTCGGCGCCTACCTGCCCGCGGAGGCGGTGCCCGGCTACCCGAAGGAGCGCCCGATCACCCTGTTCCACCTGGCCACCCACACCTCCGGGCTGCCCCGGCTGCCGGCCGGGATGCCCGAGGTGATGCCGCAGTGGTTCACCCGGCCGTGCGCCACCTTCAACGCGGCGCACCTGCTCTGCTCGCTGGCCCGCACACCGGTGCGCGGCACGCCCGGCACCCAGGTGCGGTACTCCAGCCTCGGCGCCGGACTGCTCGGCCTGGCCCTGGCCAACGCCGCCGGGACCCGGTACGAGGACCTGCTGGCGCGTCGGGTCTGCGAGCCGCTCGGCCTGCTGGACACCTCCTGCGGGGCGGCCGGGGACCCGGGCAACGGCTACCGGCGCGGACGCCGGGTGCCGTCCTTCCGGATGCCGGCCCTGCCGGGCGCGTCCGCGCTGCGCTCCAGTGCGGACGACATGCTCCGCTACCTGCAGGCCATGGTGGCGGTCGACGGCGCCGTGCCGTTGGGCGGGACGGCCGGACTGCTCTCCGGCACCGACCAGGCGCTGCGCACCGCGCTGCGCGAGGTCCGCCGACCGCGGGTGCCGTGGAAGCTGGCCGGCACCCGGTTCTGCCTCGGCTGGAAGCAGCGCGCCCTGTCGGCCGACGAGCCGCCCGCGCAGGAGCTGGTCTTCCACGAGGGCAGCACCAGGGGCTTCCTCGCCTTCGCGGGCTTCAACCCGCGCTCCGGCACCGGCCTGGTCGCCCTGGTCAGCGCGCCGCCCGGCCGACGCCGGGGCTTCCTGCAGACCGCGTATGAGACCCTGCGCGCCCTGGGCAGCGGCGGCTGA
- the acs gene encoding acetate--CoA ligase — MSNESLANLLKEERRFAPPAELAAAANVTEAAYAQASEDRLGFWAEQARRLTWAVEPTETLDWSKPPFAKWFADGQLNVAYNCVDRHVEAGNGDRVAIHFEGEPGDGRSITYAQLKDEVSKAANALLELGVRKGDRVAVYLPMIPEAVVAMLACARIGAAHSVVFGGFSADAVASRIQDADAKLVITADGGYRRGKPSALKPAIDEALAKCPDVEHVLVVRRTGQEVSFTEGRDVWWHEITERQSAEHTAEPHDAEHPLFILYTSGTTGKPKGILHTSGGYLTQASYTHHAVFDLKPETDVYWCTADIGWVTGHSYIVYGPLSNGATQVIYEGTPDTPHQGRFWEIVQKYKVTILYTAPTAIRTFMKWGDDIPAQFDLSSLRVLGSVGEPINPEAWIWYREHIGASRTPIVDTWWQTETGAMMISPLPGVTETKPGSAQRALPGIGATVVDDNGAEVPNGSGGYLVLTEPWPSMLRTIWGDDQRYLDTYWSRFGHGHDEKDPNWRYFAGDGAKKDEDGDIWLLGRVDDVMLVSGHNISTTEVESALVGHPAVAESAVVGATDATTGQAIVAFVILRGTATDSEELIAELRNHVGKTLGPIAKPKQIKVVSELPKTRSGKIMRRLLRDIAEGREVGDTTTLADSSVMNLIQSQLPGGTSES, encoded by the coding sequence TTGAGCAACGAGAGCCTGGCCAATCTGCTCAAGGAGGAGCGTCGCTTCGCTCCGCCCGCAGAGCTCGCGGCTGCCGCCAACGTCACCGAGGCCGCGTACGCCCAGGCGTCCGAGGACCGCCTCGGCTTCTGGGCCGAGCAGGCCCGGCGCCTCACCTGGGCCGTCGAGCCGACCGAGACGCTGGACTGGTCGAAGCCGCCCTTCGCGAAGTGGTTCGCCGACGGCCAGCTCAACGTCGCGTACAACTGCGTCGACCGGCACGTCGAGGCGGGCAACGGCGACCGGGTCGCCATCCACTTCGAGGGCGAGCCCGGTGACGGCCGCTCGATCACCTACGCGCAGCTGAAGGACGAGGTCTCCAAGGCCGCCAACGCCCTGCTGGAGCTCGGCGTCCGCAAGGGCGACCGGGTCGCGGTCTACCTGCCGATGATCCCCGAGGCCGTCGTCGCGATGCTGGCCTGCGCCCGGATCGGCGCCGCGCACTCGGTGGTCTTCGGCGGCTTCTCCGCCGACGCCGTCGCCTCCCGGATCCAGGACGCCGACGCCAAGCTGGTGATCACCGCCGACGGTGGCTACCGCCGCGGCAAGCCCTCCGCGCTCAAGCCCGCCATCGACGAGGCGCTCGCCAAGTGCCCCGACGTGGAGCACGTCCTGGTGGTCCGTCGCACCGGTCAGGAGGTCTCGTTCACCGAGGGCCGCGACGTCTGGTGGCACGAGATCACCGAGCGCCAGTCGGCCGAGCACACCGCCGAGCCGCACGACGCCGAGCACCCGCTCTTCATCCTCTACACCTCCGGCACCACCGGTAAGCCGAAGGGCATCCTGCACACCTCGGGCGGCTACCTGACCCAGGCGAGCTACACCCACCACGCCGTCTTCGACCTCAAGCCGGAGACCGACGTCTACTGGTGCACCGCCGACATCGGTTGGGTGACCGGCCATTCGTACATCGTCTACGGCCCGCTCTCCAACGGCGCCACCCAGGTGATCTACGAGGGCACCCCGGACACCCCGCACCAGGGCCGGTTCTGGGAGATCGTCCAGAAGTACAAGGTCACCATCCTGTACACCGCCCCCACCGCGATCCGCACCTTCATGAAGTGGGGCGACGACATCCCCGCGCAGTTCGACCTCTCCTCGCTGCGGGTGCTGGGCAGCGTCGGCGAGCCGATCAACCCGGAGGCGTGGATCTGGTACCGGGAGCACATCGGCGCCAGCCGGACCCCGATCGTGGACACCTGGTGGCAGACCGAGACCGGCGCGATGATGATCTCCCCGCTGCCGGGCGTCACCGAGACCAAGCCGGGCTCGGCCCAGCGCGCGCTGCCGGGCATCGGCGCCACCGTGGTGGACGACAACGGCGCCGAGGTGCCGAACGGCTCCGGCGGCTACCTGGTGCTGACCGAGCCGTGGCCGTCGATGCTGCGCACCATCTGGGGCGACGACCAGCGCTACCTCGACACCTACTGGTCCCGCTTCGGCCACGGCCACGACGAGAAGGACCCGAACTGGCGCTACTTCGCCGGTGACGGTGCCAAGAAGGACGAGGACGGCGACATCTGGCTGCTCGGCCGGGTGGACGACGTGATGCTGGTCTCCGGCCACAACATCTCGACCACCGAGGTGGAGTCGGCGCTGGTCGGCCACCCCGCGGTGGCCGAGTCGGCGGTGGTCGGCGCGACCGACGCCACCACCGGCCAGGCGATCGTCGCCTTCGTGATCCTGCGCGGCACCGCGACCGACAGCGAGGAGCTGATCGCCGAGCTGCGCAACCACGTCGGCAAGACGCTCGGCCCGATCGCCAAGCCGAAGCAGATCAAGGTGGTCAGCGAGCTGCCGAAGACCCGCTCCGGCAAGATCATGCGCCGGCTGCTCCGCGACATCGCCGAGGGCCGCGAGGTGGGCGACACCACCACGCTGGCCGACTCCTCGGTGATGAACCTGATCCAGTCCCAGCTGCCGGGCGGCACCTCGGAGAGCTGA
- a CDS encoding IS1634 family transposase — translation MVERRLGALPASAEFLRRLDVAGIVDELCPIREVAHLTHGQVIEVLVANRLSAPAPLVRVGDWAREWAVEEVFGISPDLLGDDRLARALDAIAPHLEELVGTVGTQAIAEFGIDVSRIHWDMTSMSLFGAYEAQDEAFPQVKYGHPKDRRVDLKQIQAGLAVSGDGGIPLFHRVYDGGAGEVAQVVGAMNALRMMAGRRDFLLVADSKLVSHPNVTALLDAKVAFIAPAPAAKVPDEVYAALSLEDTQVVDHVPQRDAGKNARARETYRVLEDTHALPGRRKSDPVHILRRILVHSSGNARGRQSARAKRLARAAEDLDKLQRGAGGRFYGTAETIAARIGVIAKNHRVDDCLRTTVTTDETGRPGLEWHFDQQVLDAQEAVDGWYALLTNLTPEQATAEQVLLRYKGQAVVERRYHDFKGPLAVAPVFLQHNRRIAALITVICLALPVFCLIERQVRQALGPEQTMRGLYPDNRAVRPTGRMIFYHLASLMIRPGTATSPPVVLINRGVQAHLLELLGIDETRPRWLET, via the coding sequence GTGGTGGAGAGGCGTCTGGGCGCTCTGCCCGCCTCCGCCGAGTTTCTGCGCCGGCTGGACGTGGCCGGGATCGTCGATGAGCTGTGCCCGATCCGCGAGGTCGCGCACCTCACGCACGGCCAGGTGATCGAGGTGCTGGTCGCCAACCGGCTGTCCGCCCCGGCACCGCTGGTCCGCGTGGGCGACTGGGCCCGGGAGTGGGCGGTGGAGGAGGTCTTCGGCATCTCGCCGGACCTGCTGGGCGACGACCGGCTCGCCCGCGCCCTGGACGCGATCGCGCCGCATCTGGAGGAGCTGGTCGGCACCGTCGGCACCCAGGCCATCGCCGAGTTCGGCATCGACGTGTCCCGGATCCACTGGGACATGACCTCGATGTCCCTCTTCGGCGCCTACGAGGCCCAGGACGAGGCGTTCCCGCAGGTCAAGTATGGCCACCCCAAGGACCGCAGGGTCGACCTGAAGCAGATCCAGGCTGGCCTCGCGGTCAGCGGCGACGGCGGGATCCCGCTCTTCCACCGCGTCTACGACGGCGGCGCGGGAGAGGTCGCCCAGGTCGTCGGCGCGATGAACGCCCTGCGCATGATGGCCGGCCGCAGGGACTTCCTGCTCGTCGCGGACTCCAAGCTGGTGTCCCACCCCAACGTCACCGCCCTGCTGGACGCGAAGGTCGCCTTCATCGCCCCCGCCCCGGCCGCCAAGGTCCCCGACGAGGTCTACGCCGCCTTGAGCCTCGAAGACACGCAGGTGGTGGACCACGTCCCGCAACGCGACGCCGGCAAGAACGCCCGGGCCCGGGAGACGTATCGCGTGCTGGAGGACACCCACGCCCTGCCCGGGCGACGCAAGAGCGACCCGGTGCACATCCTGCGCAGGATCCTGGTCCACTCCAGCGGCAACGCCCGCGGCCGGCAGAGCGCCCGCGCCAAACGCCTGGCCCGCGCGGCCGAGGACCTCGACAAGCTCCAACGAGGCGCGGGCGGACGCTTCTACGGCACAGCCGAGACGATCGCCGCCCGCATCGGCGTGATCGCCAAGAACCACCGGGTCGACGACTGCCTGCGGACCACCGTCACCACCGACGAGACAGGCCGCCCCGGCCTGGAGTGGCACTTCGACCAACAGGTACTCGACGCCCAGGAGGCCGTCGACGGCTGGTACGCGCTGCTGACCAATCTCACCCCCGAGCAGGCCACCGCCGAACAGGTCCTGTTGCGCTACAAGGGCCAGGCCGTGGTCGAACGCCGCTACCACGACTTCAAGGGCCCCCTCGCGGTCGCCCCCGTCTTCCTGCAGCACAACCGGCGCATCGCCGCCCTGATCACCGTGATCTGCCTGGCCCTGCCGGTCTTCTGCCTGATCGAACGTCAGGTCCGCCAGGCCCTGGGCCCAGAGCAGACCATGCGCGGCCTCTACCCCGACAACCGGGCCGTCCGCCCCACCGGCCGCATGATCTTCTACCACCTCGCCAGCCTCATGATCCGGCCCGGCACCGCGACCAGCCCACCCGTCGTCCTCATCAACCGAGGAGTCCAAGCACACCTGCTCGAACTCCTCGGCATCGACGAAACCCGACCCCGCTGGCTGGAAACCTAA